In Triticum urartu cultivar G1812 chromosome 6, Tu2.1, whole genome shotgun sequence, the following proteins share a genomic window:
- the LOC125516145 gene encoding thiosulfate/3-mercaptopyruvate sulfurtransferase 1, mitochondrial-like, with amino-acid sequence MAQDDPVVSAQWLQQHLGQPDIKVLDASWYMPQESRDPWQEYQVAHIPGALFFDIDGIVNRATDLPHMLPSEEAFAAAVSAFGINNHDKVIVYDGKGFFSAPRVWWMFRVLGHDKVWVLDGGFPQWQASGFNIASSCPDDAVLKSKAANNAVETAYNGKLANAVTFQTEFRPQLFWTLEKVKQNVAAKAHQVVDARAKGRFDGVMPEPREGVRSGHIPGTKCVPFPEMFDGAQTLLPADELSKKFEQEGILLDHPIVVTCGSGVTACILALGLYRIGKHDVPVYDGSWTEWEAQPDNDYPKVASTAP; translated from the exons ATGGCGCAGGACGATCCGGTTGTCTCTGCGCAATGGCTGCAGCAGCACCTAGGGCAGCCCGATATCAAG GTATTGGATGCTTCCTGGTACATGCCACAAGAGAGCAGGGACCCATGGCAAGAATACCAG GTGGCCCATATTCCTGGTGCGCTGTTCTTCGACATCGATGGAATCGTCAATCGGGCAACTGAT TTGCCACACATGCTGCCATCAGAAGAGGCTTTTGCTGCGGCTGTTTCTGCATTTGGTATCAATAACCAtgataaagttattgtttatgaTGGAAAGGGCTTCTTCAGTGCGCCTCGTGTTTGGTG GATGTTCAGAGTTCTTGGACACGATAAAGTTTGGGTCTTAGATGGAGGTTTCCCTCAGTGGCAAGCTTCTGGATTCAACATTGCAAGCAGCTGCCCTGATGATGCAGTTCTGAAATCCAAAGCGGCAAATAATGCTGTTGAAACAGCTTATAATGGTAAATTG GCAAATGCTGTCACATTTCAAACAGAGTTTCGACCTCAGCTATTCTGGACACTAGAAAAG GTCAAACAAAATGTAGCTGCTAAGGCTCATCAAGTAGTTGATGCCCGAGCAAAGGGCAG ATTTGATGGTGTAATGCCAGAACCAAGGGAAGGAGTAAGAAGTGGGCATATACCTGGAACTAAATGTGTTCCATTCCCTGAG ATGTTTGATGGTGCACAAACGCTCCTCCCTGCAGATGAGCTATCAAAAAAGTTTGAGCAAGAAG GCATTTTGCTTGATCACCCGATTGTCGTCACATGTGGATCTGGTGTAACTGCCTGCATACTTGCCCTG GGCCTCTATAGAATCGGTAAGCATGACGTTCCAGTTTACGACGGATCTTGGACAGAATGGGAAGCGCAGCCCGATAATGATTACCCAAAAGTTGCTTCAACTGCCCCTTAA